Within the Cyprinus carpio isolate SPL01 chromosome B18, ASM1834038v1, whole genome shotgun sequence genome, the region GCGATTGTTCCTTCGTTTAGGTTGGGTACCAGCGTGGGAGTCCCGTTTTCTGTTGGACAAGGATGCATTCCACTCTTTGGGTGTTGGCTTGGCATGATCTTGACATTGGGCGCCCTGACTGTTGAAGTCGAGAACTGCCATGGTTTTGATGCTCTTTTCTGAAGCCATCTTCTGTTTGCAGTAGGCCTTGTGCGCCAAGTCTCGCAGTTGTTGAGCACTCATGGTGCGTGGACATGCAAGGACGCCAAGATGGTGGCTTACCCCAGGGTGAAGATTCCTCAGGAAGAGAGTTTTAAAATTTACGTCTTCCTCAATATTCTGTTCATTGTGAGTCCCGAAGTACGCTCGTCTGAGTCGGCTGTGGAACAATTGGGAAGATTCCTGACGACCTTGTTTCGTCTCCAGGGCAGCCACTAGTCCTTGTTCCGACTCAGGGTCAGCAAACTCTTTGATGAGGGCTTCTCTGAGCAGGTTGTAATCAGTCTTTGTGTGGGCCGGCTGTCGGTCCAGGAAACTGCGAACCTCTGAGCTGGATGTTGCTCGGATCAAATAAAGTCTATCTTTGTCGGTGGCACtgggtctcatttccagatgaaagtCGACATCTTGCAGATATCCTTTGATCTCTTGACTGCCTGGCACATTTGGGGTAAATTTGCCAGTGTTCCTAGTGAGCTTGTCGAGGTCCTTGAGGTACAAGCCACGCGATGATCTGTGGCTGGCTGGAGCAGTTTCTTTTAGCTTTGTCAGGATGTAAAGTTCTTCAAGGGGAGCAGGTGGGTGTTTCAGCACTGCCCCCTCCCCCTTTTGATCACAGGTCAGTCCAGGAACAGGGGACCCGGGCCTGCTTGGCACGGGTGAGACTGGTGTCCGTCGTGTCCTTGGAGGCTCAGAGCGCAGCTCGTAGGCATGTCTGAGTTCCTCTCTGAAGCTGTCTGACTCCTCTTTGATGTAGTCCAGCTGTCGTGTTAGGCGGCTGATCTCGTTTCTTGACTCATCCAGGTGAGTTTCAAGGGCTTTAATTCTGCCATTCTTGTCTCTGAAGTCTGCCTTGGCCTTTTCAAGGAGCTGTTCCGCATACTGTAGCTTGTTGGAGAGATCACCGTAGTCTGTCTTGACTTGTTCCATTTCTTGTGTAGTAGCTACTAGTGTCTCTCTTAGCCTGGTGATATCCTCCTCTGCGCCTTGTTCCACTTCATCAGGTCCTTCCCGTCGTTCCTGAGCCTCCTGTTCTAGCTGTTCGACACGTCGTTGTGCACGTGTTAGCTCCTGCTGGAGATGGGCGGCGTGCCTGTCGCTCAGCTTAAGGGTGGTGAT harbors:
- the LOC122140392 gene encoding ciliary rootlet coiled-coil protein 2-like → MSRTTDPVGHWEDLETWLSVATDSLLPKAAETLKHQTQDQLDENITSLTRQDPSQSYSHKELAKITSSLSHTLITTLKLSDRHAAHLQQELTRAQRRVEQLEQEAQERREGPDEVEQGAEEDITRLRETLVATTQEMEQVKTDYGDLSNKLQYAEQLLEKAKADFRDKNGRIKALETHLDESRNEISRLTRQLDYIKEESDSFREELRHAYELRSEPPRTRRTPVSPVPSRPGSPVPGLTCDQKGEGAVLKHPPAPLEELYILTKLKETAPASHRSSRGLYLKDLDKLTRNTGKFTPNVPGSQEIKGYLQDVDFHLEMRPSATDKDRLYLIRATSSSEVRSFLDRQPAHTKTDYNLLREALIKEFADPESEQGLVAALETKQGRQESSQLFHSRLRRAYFGTHNEQNIEEDVNFKTLFLRNLHPGVSHHLGVLACPRTMSAQQLRDLAHKAYCKQKMASEKSIKTMAVLDFNSQGAQCQDHAKPTPKEWNASLSNRKRDSHAGTQPKRRNNRWDGPHGRHRSPGHHWENSWDQSRPHERHWERSWNQPSSFGNSRGKSSWEFNGISKVKRQTHPGAASPRNRRKNSRRFQADRAQPESTQEQKTSPCFESQELMKMMIKEFFQQKEEDRKWEKKEKPDSA